Proteins encoded together in one Mus musculus strain C57BL/6J chromosome 16, GRCm38.p6 C57BL/6J window:
- the Gm52241 gene encoding uncharacterized protein Gm52241: MCSPQILQVGPRPSSPQSPPGPGPTSGTSYPPSLAPPSLSTFPQSRNFCGCRGLRPPRAQLLAASARRGTAVALGSDRRPGSISGSVSHALRPPRPAPLQPVSGAALTLTSGGRPLHLRGRAGRVGHWKRLRGGRPSARGRVRIQAPLLRPGPGPAAGRGSGAPLYRAGLGSRAAGAQGEGGGADWRGARSAGQERMNVLWDHVV, from the exons ATGTGTTCACCCCAGATTCTCCAG GTGGGACCCCGCCCTTCCAGCCCTCAGTCTCCACCCGGCCCTGGTCCAACATCTGGAACCTCGTACCCTCCATCCCTGGCCCCGCCGTCGCTGTCAACTTTCCCGCAAAGCCGCAACTTTTGCGGCTGCCGCGGGCTCCGCCCTCCCAGGGCCCAGTTGCTAGCGGCCAGCGCGCGGCGTGGCACTGCGGTGGCCCTCGGGAGCGACCGGCGACCCGGCTCCATCTCTGGCAGCGTGAGCCATGCCCTGCgtcccccccgccccgccccgctgcAGCCTGTCTCCGGAGCGGCGCTGACACTCACCTCCGGAGGACGCCCTCTTCATCTTCGGGGTCGAGCGGGGCGCGTCGGGCACTGGAAGCGGCTTCGGGGCGGGCGCCCGTCTGCGCGCGGCCGGGTCCGCATCCAGGCGCCGCTGCTCCGGCCCGGTCCCGGCCCGGCCGCGGGACGAGGCTCCGGCGCTCCGCTCTACCGGGCCGGGCTGGGCTCGCGGGCTGCGGGCGCACAGGGTGAGGGCGGCGGCGCGGACTGGCGGGGCGCTCGCAGCGCGGGCCAGGAGAGGATGAATGTTTTATGGGATCATGTGGTTTGA